The Myotis daubentonii chromosome 21, mMyoDau2.1, whole genome shotgun sequence genome window below encodes:
- the LOC132222878 gene encoding zinc finger protein 551-like isoform X5: protein MFTSSPAIHRLPGLSAPIGRRRRPGRQRPAVQGVSEPVEPQPSGLGRPCLPDSSPLTESTQRHPIEPSSLCSRRRSGPAAQGAASSTDMDFEDVAIAFSQEEWGLLDETQRLLYCDVMLEVFALVSCADCWHKMDDEEVGPVPFVSIQGESQVRASKTASATQRTHLCKWCFSVFKDILHLTESQAADIEQNAFFSDACMRDFCFSANLHQQQRDGRGEKPWKEDMDRASFVTRCSFYLSWVPSTSREVGKVFLATSELPQHQAPPNTEKPHSGSEISQEYLGGKSFQQTCNFEKFGSHKQKVVQHQGACSGEVKYECDKCGKVFKRIFHLVRHGRIHTREKPYECTDCGKSFGQRSDLISHHRVHTGEKPYECSDCRKSFRQSSQLTEHHRIHTGEKPYECTDCGKSFRRNSKLLNHKRVHTGEKPYECTDCGKSFRSNNTLVNHKRIHTGEKPYECTDCGKSFRTSSDLSEHKRIHTGEKPFECSDCGKFFRLKSTLTRHHRVHTGEKPFECSYCGKSFRHRPTLMDHHRTHNREKPYECTDCG, encoded by the exons ATGTTTACTTCTTCCCCGGCTATTCACCGTCTCCCGGGTCTCAGCGCGCCCATCGGGAGAAGGAGGCGACCTGGGAGGCAGCGTCCGGCGGTGCAGGGTGTGTCTGAGCCTGTTGAGCCGCAACCTTCGGGATTGGGGCGACCGTGCCTCCCCGACTCCTCTCCGCTGACAGAGTCCACTCAGCGTCACCCCATTGAACCCTCCAGCCTCTGTTCCCGGCGCCGCTCAGGTCCCGCAGCCCAGGGCGCAGCGTCCAGCACA GATATGgactttgaggacgtggccattgccttctctcaggaggagtggggTCTCCTTGATGAgactcagagacttctgtactgcgatgtgatgctggaagtgtttgcacttgtcTCATGTGCAG attgttggcataaaatgGATGATGAGGAGGTCGGTCCTGTACCTTTCGTATCtatacaaggagagtcacaggtcagggcttctaagacagcttCAGCAACCCAGAGGACCCATCTGTGTAAGTGGTGTTTCTCAGTGTTCAAAGACATTCTGCACCTGACTGAGTCCCAAGCAGCAGACATTGAGCAGAATGCCTTCTTCAGTGATGCTTGTatgagagacttctgtttcagtgcaaaccttCACCAGCAACAGAGGGATGGCCGTGGAGAGAAGCCCTGGAAAGAAGACATGGACAGGGCCTCGTTTGTGACCAGGTGCAGCTTCTATTTATCTTGGGTGCCTTCAACCAGTAGGGAGGTTGGGAAAGTCTTCCTAGCCACCTCAGAGCttccccagcaccaggcccctCCGAACACTGAAAAGCCACACAGTGGAAGTGAGATTTCACAGGAGTATCTTGGTGGAAAAAGTTTTCAGCAGACTTGCAACTTTGAGAAATTTGGCAGCCACAAGCAGAAAGTTGTTCAGCATCAGGGTGCCTGCTCTGGAGAAGTGAAATATGAGTGTGACAAATGTGGGAAAGTTTTTAAACGAATCTTTCACCTCGTTCGACATGGAAGAATTCACACGAGGGAAAAGCCCTATGAGTGtactgattgtgggaagtcctttggACAAAGGTCCGACCTCATTtcacaccacagagttcacactggagaaaaaccctatGAGTGTAGTGATTGCAGAAAGTCCTTTAGACAAAGCTCTCAGCTCACTGAACACCACCgtattcacactggagaaaaaccctatgagtgtactgattgtgggaaatcttttaggaGAAATAGTAAGCTGCTTaaccacaagagagttcacactggagaaaaaccctatgagtgtactgattgtgggaaatcttttaggaGCAACAATACGCTTGTTAACCacaagagaattcacactggagaaaaaccctatGAGTGTACTGATTGTGGTAAGTCTTTCAGGACAAGCAGTGATCTCTCTGAACataagagaattcacactggtgAAAAACCTTTTGaatgtagtgattgtgggaagttcTTTAGACTGAAGTCTACCCTTACTCGACACCacagagttcatactggagaaaagccttttgAGTGCAGTTATTGTGGAAAGTCCTTTAGACATAGACCTACGCTCATGGACCACCACAGAACTCATAATAGAGAAAAGCCCTATGAGTGTACTGATTGTGGGTAG